The Mus caroli chromosome 9, CAROLI_EIJ_v1.1, whole genome shotgun sequence DNA window CCCGAATCTCAGCCCCATTTTACCGATTAAAAGAGGCTCACATAATTAGCAGTGGCTTAGAAGAGTGGGGTGTCTCTGGATCAGAGGGTACTGTGCCTCCCGGGAGCCCTGAGGGAATAGGTGACTATTTGCCTCCCACTCAGGGTTAAATGTGACCCTGTACATGGTCTCTATATGTCCTCTGCTGGTGGATGGGTGAGTCTGCTATACACGgcccatgtgtgtctttctgttcCTTACTAGAGCCAAGTTAAGTGCACACACCCAATCCTGTAtagctgcatgtatgtgtacctgctAGTAAAGTGCATGTGCTCTTACATACCTGTTTACATGACGATGAGTGCAGCCTGTGGATGTGCAGtggtgctctgtgtgtgtatactgggGATCAAGTCTAGGATGCCCACATGCTGGGCATGTACTTCAGTCCAGCATGCTCTGCCTGTTCTCCGTCTAGgcacgggtgtgtgtgtgctcattttgCAGGGCTTTGTGTGAATTCACACAGTGCCCTTGCCTAAGCATTTAGATGCACACccgtgttcctgtgtgtgcatacatgcttgCCTGTGCCAGCCCACGCACACTGTCTAAGCGTACATGTGCATTTAGATGCAACAAAGATCACCATAGAGGTggctagattcagtgtatctttgGCAAGCTTATTGTCAGATATGAAGATCTAGTGCCAATTTGGCACTCCCCAGAGTACAGAAGAGTGAGTGGGGGTCTCACTTGCTCTGCTTTTGCCTGGTCTACTCATAATGTGGGACCTGCATAGGGTACCACTCTAACCTGACAGCCTCTACTCCGGGGTTTGGAGACCTGCTCAGGTGTAGCAATTGGTGACGTATGGAGCCTGCTGTGCGGAGCATCTAGGTGCTAGAGATGGCTTCTGCCCATACAACCGGAAACCCCAATCTCGGGCTCTCTCTATGGGTTTAGAGCCTCTTTTCCTAAACCAGACTCAACTCTGTGACAGACTACAAGGGGGTGCTCGGGTCCCAAGCTCCAAGCATAGAATTGTCCCTAAAGATAGTAGAAAGTAGATTCCCTGTCCTGGCAATTTTGTCATTCGTCCTGAGTGAGGAGGGCTCTGTTCAGGAGCAAATGTCATCAGTCACTTCAGCCCTTGGGCTCCACCCACCCTCAACTGCACAGTGTTAAGTGGAGCCTGAGCCGCAGGGGTCTCTGGAGCTTAGGAAATGCAGGAGCCCTGATTATTAAACCAAACCTGTCCTTctacacagatgtgtgtgttttttttcaagatagggtttctctgcctgtcctagaagacactctgtagaccaggttggcctcaaactcaagagatctgcctgcctcttgtaGCAGATGCATTGCCTTCAGGTCCCTCCCTAGCTTGAAATTTCTCAGCAGTTGTGGCCCTAACCCGCCTCCATTCCCACTCCAATCACCAAGGAGAGAAACCAAAGTCTAGTCCCAGAGCCAGCATTTATTAGCAAGATGGAACCCAAGAGTGGCTGTGGCCTGGGTAGCAGAGGCTGCAGGATACCCCTCCTCCAGACCATCTACCCCACTGCCTCCAGAGCTAGTTACACCCGTCACCTGAGGCAGTGGGCAGAAGGGAGCCTCGGGGATGCCAGGCAGGCCCTGGGCCTCCACCACGGCCCGTGTATCctcagggcgggggtggggttcTTTTAAGCCATGCCCGCACCCAGCCCCACCCATGAGTCGAGGCGGCACAGGAAAAGCTAAGGAGGTAGAGTGGGCTGGACCTGCCAGGACAggcaaggaagggagaagagaaggttCTGCCTTACCCAGACAGACATCTCTTCCGTCCCCAATAAATAGGGAATAAATACCTGGGAAAGGTTGGCCTTGACTGGGCACCTCTGTCCCAGGCAGGGGCCTGTCTCCTGGGATagcccctttctccctcctccgaGTGCCCTGAGCCCCCACCCCAGACTCCACAGCAATCCTGGTGTCCATGTCTATGCCGAGGCACAGATGACAACGCATCAGCAAAGGCATGCGGTTCATGCCTGACAAGTAGGGCTCGCTCCCTCCCTGTGTTTTGTAGATCTTGACAGCTCTTCAGCAGGGAGATCTCCACGGAGTCTGGGGACTGTGTGGTCTCGGGCTGGCCCTGGCAACTCCCTAGTCCGGGCTGGGCATTGCTCAGTCATGTGCCATTGCTGACCAACACGGGTCTAAGTTCTGGATAATGCTGCCACCTAGGCAGGCTATATACAACCCACCAATAAATACTGTCTTTGCAGGGGTAGGGTATGTATagaatatagatatttatatatatatatatatcttttatattaAAAGGGATGAGGGGCTAGGCTGGTCCTATGCAGCAGCTGGCCTCATGTGTCCGGAGGGTGGTGGCGACGGTTCCTCGGCTTTTTCTGGTCCTGGAGTTCAGGAGGCCTAAGTGCTCCTGGCGCCTCCCTGGGGCTGGGGGGCACATGGCGCCAGTAACCCTGGCAGTACTGATGGATGAGGCCCACTTCCGGCTGGGCTAGGAGCTGGGCCAGCTCCTGGTAAGGAGGCGTTGGAGGGCCTGTGCCAGGAGGTGGAGGGACGCTCACAGCCAGTGGGGGGAAGAGGGCAGCATGGACGGCGTCCCGGCCCAGTACATGCAGCTGCACCCGCGTGACGATGTGCTTGAAGTTGTTCTCAGTGGCCGTGCAGGAGTAGAGGCCGCGGTCACCAAGCTGCAGGGCGCGAAGCAACAGCCCCTGCTCTGTACGCAGGAAGCGGTCCTCTGCGCGAATCtgcaggggtagggggtggggctcAGGGGTTGGGTCACCACTCCACGGGCCTTAGCCAGCTTCCAGGTGAGACCACCATGTTTGTGACCATTCCAAGTAGACACCCACGTGGCATTTTCATAttccaagaagagaaaaatagccCCAGGTACTGTTTGTACATGAGAGGGATATGAATAAGGTATCCACAAATATTCCCACTTTCAGGAAGGATAATGACccgggggttggggttgggggggcagTGGGTGTGGTTTCTGAACAATGAATGAGAAAATTTTGGAGCACACACAGAATTTCCATTTAATGAGAATACCCAATTGCGAAACCCGCATAGCATTTCCACGGGAAGAGGAACACGGGGAGGGCTTTCCCAGAAAATATCCACAGAATTTCCATATACTGGAGCTCACCCACGGGATGTTCCGAACAAGAAGGTATACCCCGACAAGAGTACAGATACggaattttttgttcttttgggtttctctgggtagccctggtggggtggtcctggaacttgctctgtagaccagactggcctcgaactcaagagatccgcctgcctctgcctccccagtgctgggctgcCCCAGGCTGGCCACATTAGTACATTTCTCTCTCATGGACTCACCGCTGTaaaagactggggtgggggtggggagacggACACAGGAACTCACCTCACGGCGCCGATCACTGGGATCTCGCTGGAACAGCCACTTAACAGTGGCTTGAGGGGAGCGGGGCTGACACTCAAGGAAAGCTGCGCTACCGGCCACTCCGTACTGCACAGACTCTACGGCATTCTTGTTTGCTGTGGATCAAGAGGACCCTGAGTGGAAGCAGCACTGTTCCCAGGTGGTCTGCTCAGTAGGGAGAGGCAGACATcaaggggcacacacacaccaaacaggaCCACACCGCTGGGTATCTATCCATTGAGGTGACATGGGACTTCCTAATCCCAGACCTAAGGCGATCCTGCCACCCAGGGCACCATATGTAAGTCTGGACTCTGAGGGTGTCTGTGGGCTTTGGGTGCATAGGACTCTAAAACATGAGAAGCAGCCTACAGGAGGTGCCATGGGCTTACTTACCATTGGAATTGAAACCACGGCACTGCCTGATGGGGTTCCCGTGGCGGACATCTTGCCGGCGACTCCGCCTGGATGAGGGTTAATTCCTAAAGGAGTGCTCTTGGGAGGCTCCTGGACCCCTAAGACTCTAGGACATGGTCCTGTGCCCCAGGGCAGCTGTGTCCCCAACTCTCAACCCCCACCTCAGCCTTATCTCCCTCCAACCTCCCAGGGCTTTGGATAGAATCCCGAGGTTCTGGCGGTCTGTACCTCTTGGAGGATGCTGTGTAGCGAGAGCAGGCCTGGCCATCCCAGGCACAGTAGGGATCGCGGGCGAGGCAGCAGTCAGCACAGGCAGCTCCATAGGCCTGGCAGCGGTGCAGGCTCAGGTGTGTGACACCCACGGCTGAGGCCACATACAGTTGTTGctgggagcaggagcaggaggagtcagttctctcctcacAGACAGCCCTGTCAGCAGCCAGTTGGGCTGGATTCCTTTTCTGACTCCTAGTCCTTATGCCAAGGGCGTGACCCCAACGGGACACAGGCTCCAACCTCACTCCAGCCCACACTGCCAAGGACTCACCCTCTTGGAAGAGATGGTCATGGTCTTAACAGGTGCCGGTTCCTAGAAGAAAGCAGGGGTCAGCGTCGGCTCCTGAGGAGGCTCAGGACACCTCCTGACCCAGTCTAAGGTCAAGGATGGGACCGGAGAGGGTCACGGAGGCATGCGCGGGACCACCTACCTTGAAGACCTCCACTTCCTCTAGCATGAGCTCTTCCACCTCCTGGTCATCCTTGGGCAGCACGATGACCTTCTGCACTGTCCCGCGGTCTGGAACGGGCCGGGCAGGACCTCAGTGGGGCTGAGGATGCTGGGGAAGGGGCAAAGCCTCAGCCCCTTCCCCACCAAAGCCCCATCTCCTCTAGGGCATTGGAGCGGGGCTTCCATGCTGAGGCTCAAGGACCTCCCTTGGACGAAGGGGAGAGTTGTTGGGGGATGGAAACAGGACAAAGGGGCTCACAGCCGGGGTCTGCCTCTGCACCCAGACTCTCATTTTGGGCCCTACCAAGAACAGAAAACGGGCAGCTGAATTGGATGCTGCTATGATTTTGACAGGTGTGTTTAAGCAAGCacgcatgcatgcgtgtgtatgtgtgtatacggGCAAACAGTTAGAGCCCTGTATCCTAAGTTATTTTAAAGTCCTGATATAGGGTGGGCCCCTCAAAATGGGAAAAGAGATGGGAGTTTTCCCATTCCTAGCCTTGGCTATTCTGACCAAGGAGGGCAACCCCTAGCTGGGCAGGCTCTGGCTCCAGGATCAGCTCCTCCCATCCAGTGGGCCCAATGTGGGAGTGTCTGAGAGCAGCAGTGGGTACCTGTGCCCAGGAAAAGCACCTCATAGCGTCCATCAGCTGCATCCACCTGGTCTACAGCGACAGTGGTGAGGCGGTAGGGAGCGCCTGTACGGACCACCAGGGGTCGCCGCTGCAGCGGGTAGACGGCCTGGTACATGAGCGGGTGAGTGCGCATGAAGTTGATCACTTCATCAGGGTAGTCCTTAGTGGACTTCATCGAGGGTGTGAAGGTTCCACCAGGGCACTGCAGGCAGATAACGAGTGTCAGTCCTAGGCTGCCCAGGTGGGGCACGTGCACCCGTTAGCTGAGGAGAAGTGTCCATACTGTCTCTTCAACATCCACCTGCTTCTCTCCAAACCCTTTCCTGCTCTCGGTCCTCCCCACAGATCTATGCTGTCACACGCCATGACCTTGTGGCAGCATCTGCCTGAGCTGACCACTCCCTTCCCATGTTCTCATCTCCACCCAgctgtctccttcctctctggctgTCCCTCTGGCTGGCTCACTGCTCTTTCCTGTGCAGTGGGGCCAGAGGCCTCAAGATCTatgctctccccttccccctgatgCTGTCCCTACTGCCCTGGACTCAGCCTGTCAGCCTTTCAATTCCAACTTCATTCTTGAAGGAAGCCTCCCCACACCCCTTCAGAGACCAACCTCCCCATGCTGGCATGGAGCCCACGGTCATATCAGCCACACACTCAGGCCACACACTCGGGCTCCTGTGGCAGGCCCAGGCCATACCCAGATAAAGTGAGCCGGCACCCAAGGCTGCAGAATGAGCACGGCCTGGCCCTGCCCACTCCTCATCTCCTTTCCTGTTGTTAGCTGGCCAATCTGGCTTCAGCTGACCTCCAGCTTTGCTGCGAGGGTCTTCCCACTAACCTTCACCTCCCCCAAAGCTGGAGTAACTTCCATGGATTAGCGAACTACTCCTGGCCTCTCATCCGTCTCTAGATCCTGGGCGGCTGCTTTCTTTACAGCCTGATGTATGTTGTGTAAAtaatagctttctttctttcttcttcttcttcttttgctttttgttttttgagcagggtctctctacatagccctggctgttctagaactcactgtgtagaccagactggcttgaaatcacagagctccacctgctgctgcctcctgagtgctgggattaaaggactctGCTACCATGACCAACTGTGAGTAGCAGTTTTCTAAGTATTATGTGTGTCACTGGACCTGTTGACTGAAGGTTCATTATAGTGGAGCCCATGTCTACAGAGGGCAGCCCAGAGTAGGCCTCTTAAAAACAaaggagaggggctggggagatggcttagcagataagagcactggctagtTAGTTCCCAGCAGCCCGCACAAAGGCTCATAACCTCTGAaactccagggcatccaatgtCCTCTTGTGGGCTCTGCAGGAGctaagtgtgcatgtgtctatacatgccaaacacccatacacagaccaagcaaacagacaacaacaaaacaaaaaacaaaaaccagaggatatgactttaatcccagcacttgagaggtagaagcaggcggaCCTCTGTGGACTTgagcccagcctgatctacatagggagttccaggacagccagggatacagtgaggtcttgtctcaagatagaaaacaagaaggagaaggaggagggggaggaggaggagaaagaggNNNNNNNNNNNNNNNNNNNNNNNNNNNNNNNNNNNNNNNNNNNNNNNNNNNNNNNNNNNNNNNNNNNNNNNNNNNNNNNNNNNNNNNNNNNNNNNNNNNNNNNNNNNNNNNNNNNNNNNNNNNNNgggaggggaggggagggaagggaagggaagggaggaaggaagaagagaaagagagaggtacGTACTGTGCCAGGCCGAGGATAGGGCATCTTTCCTGAGAAGGGCATCCATTGATAGTTGGGGCCCTCCTTGTGAGCAAAAGGCCCATTGAAGACCATGCGGATATCAGCCATGGAGTAGACACACACTGCAGACCCTCGGAACACAGAGCTGTGTGCAAACAGGTTACTTCTATGGCTGGGGCAGACCCTGGGCCCACAGTCCTCCCCAGCTCAAGGCTACTCCACAGCTCACAACCACACCAGGGTCTTCCACAAACCATAACCCCAAATCCTTCCACTGCTTACCCTAACTCCAGCCTTACCCTGAAGAGGTAAAGACAGCATAAATGACTGGGTTCCTAACGTCCTGGGTCTGCTGGACAAACACATCCTCTGAAAAAGGGGAGAAGGTACTGGGGACACTGCCGCCTTAGGGAGGAGTCCCATGGACCCGTCCACTCCTGCCTTCTGAAGGAGGCCCCCTAAAGGCCCCCTGACCTCTCTGATCCAGCCTCCACCCCTCTTGCTGCAGCCACAGGACCCTGCCGACTTGTTGAGCACTCACGGAGTTCGTCGAAGTGGGTCTCGATACCATCCTCGCCCGGCACGGAGCAGACAAGCCGAGCCTTCAGGAATGTGCTCCACTTGTTGACCAGGCAGCAATGGCCACCATCATCGTTCTGGGGGTCGGGGCAGGGAGCCAGATTAGATCAGCTCATTCACCACCCCCAAGACCAGCTGGGGTAGGTCTGGGGGGTGGCAGCAGAGCCTTTTAGACACTTACGAGGCAGATGCGCCCGATGCGGGCATACACAGCAGGGTTCTGTGGTGCCTCTGCCGAGCGCTCTCGGAAGAAGAAGTAGAGTTTATCGTCATTGCGCTCCGCGCTGTCAGGGATGAGCTCAGCATGTATGAAGGAAGGAtctggaaagggggggggggttagaggtGGTTAGGAGACGGGCAGCGTGAACCTGCCCCGGGTTAGTCACAGGCTTAAACTCTCCCCCAGGTGTGCAGGTCTTGGCACATCCGGCCACATTTCCCACTCAGGTCTTTGCAGCTCACCATTGAGCCACCGGGAGTTGTACTGATCTGTGCGCATGGCTGTCTGCTTTCCCAGCGTGCGGAAAATGGCTGCATCGGTGCCCATAAAATCGATGTACACTCCTGCATAGAGTTCCTCATCTGTAGGAGCATTGGTGGGTCAGTCAGGGCACTGCTCAGACTCTGGGACCCTTGGGTGAAGTTTGACatgctcctcccccccccaccctgccctgcacCCCCTCCCACCTTGTCAACCCCTCCCTCCTTCAAGATGCCCTGGGACACAGGGCCAGATCCTATCTCTCAGTAAGTGCTTGCAACCTGTTCTGGGAGGAGGGCGGTAGTGTCAGTGGCCAATTCCTATGATCCTTCCATCCCAGCTTAACTCAAGCTGATAACCTGAGGTCACTGCACTCAGAGCTGGGAAAGACATGCCAATGCCATCCTACAGGATTTCTGCCCCACCAATCACAACAGGCAGACAGAGCCTCAAAAGATTACAATGTAGAGATGTAGTCAAACACTAGGAAGTAATACCTTTTGagcatttattatattttgttgcCGGTGCTTCTGGCTTAATACAATTTATTTAGTTATGAGCTTTGATAATTGAATTTTCAGTAATAGCTGCGTTTAACAACTGGATCAGGGAATTCCTGAGAATGTAACTGCTGAGCCGGCTCCAGCACgtcccttcttccctctgagATTCTGCAGGTAATGAGTTTGACCTTCCTCCACTTATACCCCCTGGTCTGAACTGTTATCAGGCCAAACCCTTTTCATTCACCAAAGAGAAAACGCCGGCACCCCACACCCCCGAAAACCCTTGGCCTAACCAGGTCTGCAGGTGACACAGCACCCAGCAGCTGCCCGATAAGACACCCTAGGGACGGACGTCAGAAAGCAGGCACAGTGCCAGACCGGGGGTGAGTTTCCCAACCTGCAGACAGGTGCAGCAGCTGCTCTGAGTCTCCAATAGGACACTGCCTTGAGAAAAGCCCCCAACTCACCCAGACACCTGCTCGAAACATGTTCTCCCATCTGCCCAGGGTGCTCTCTGGTTCTATGTGAGCTTCTTCCAGTCTCCTTGACACAGGAAGGAGCTATGGAACCCTTACCTCGCTCTTACTTAGCACGGACCCAGCTTATTTTCTCTTCTAGGCAACCTCAGGCTTGGAGGGTTCTAGGTTTTGCAAAGGCCACACTTGGTATCCCAGGGGAAGACCTGGCCCCCTACTGTCCCATCCAAAGAGGGTTGGGTAGAGGATTACACACCTAGTCTCTGCTTCTCAGCACATACCAGGGATTGTACTGTATCCTAACCCTCTCTAGGCAAGTCCCCCCCACTGGGGGCTAATGAGACACGGTCGTGGTCTCTGACCTAGAGTACAGGTAACCCCCCCTCATTCTAGTGGCAAAGGCTACGTACTGAGACCATAGACCCTGGTGGAGTGGGGTCACTCACTGATGAGGGCTGAGGCTGTGTCCAGCTTGGGGTCATAGGGACATTTGCCTTTTCCTGACTCCAGTTTCTCAGGCTCCAGGTAGAAGATGTAATCCTGCAGGGCAGAAAGGGGCTCAGCACACCCAGGCCAGTCCCACAGACAAGGATAAGTTTCATAAGGTTCCTAGGGCAAGAATGAGCCCCAAGGGCCACCCTAAGTCCACCCGCCATACCCCACTCCCAGGGTCCTTGCCAGGTCTCCTGGGGCAAGCCCATGGTATTTCCAAGGGGGTTGCTCTCTGATTCTATGCCTCAG harbors:
- the Sema3f gene encoding semaphorin-3F isoform X1 codes for the protein MLVTAFILWASLLTGAWPATPIQNQLPATPRVRLSFKELKATGTAHFFNFLLNTTDYRILLKDEDHDRMYVGSKDYVLSLDLHDINREPLIIHWAASPQRIEECILSGKDGNGECGNFVRLIQPWNRTHLYVCGTGAYNPMCTYVNRGRRAQALPWTQMQVVRGRGSRATDGADRPTPTAPRQDYIFYLEPEKLESGKGKCPYDPKLDTASALINEELYAGVYIDFMGTDAAIFRTLGKQTAMRTDQYNSRWLNDPSFIHAELIPDSAERNDDKLYFFFRERSAEAPQNPAVYARIGRICLNDDGGHCCLVNKWSTFLKARLVCSVPGEDGIETHFDELQDVFVQQTQDVRNPVIYAVFTSSGSVFRGSAVCVYSMADIRMVFNGPFAHKEGPNYQWMPFSGKMPYPRPGTCPGGTFTPSMKSTKDYPDEVINFMRTHPLMYQAVYPLQRRPLVVRTGAPYRLTTVAVDQVDAADGRYEVLFLGTDRGTVQKVIVLPKDDQEVEELMLEEVEVFKEPAPVKTMTISSKRQQLYVASAVGVTHLSLHRCQAYGAACADCCLARDPYCAWDGQACSRYTASSKRRSRRQDVRHGNPIRQCRGFNSNANKNAVESVQYGVAGSAAFLECQPRSPQATVKWLFQRDPSDRRREIRAEDRFLRTEQGLLLRALQLGDRGLYSCTATENNFKHIVTRVQLHVLGRDAVHAALFPPLAVSVPPPPGTGPPTPPYQELAQLLAQPEVGLIHQYCQGYWRHVPPSPREAPGALRPPELQDQKKPRNRRHHPPDT
- the Sema3f gene encoding semaphorin-3F isoform X2 — protein: MLVTAFILWASLLTGAWPATPIQNQLPATPRVRLSFKELKATGTAHFFNFLLNTTDYRILLKDEDHDRMYVGSKDYVLSLDLHDINREPLIIHWAASPQRIEECILSGKDGNGECGNFVRLIQPWNRTHLYVCGTGAYNPMCTYVNRGRRAQDYIFYLEPEKLESGKGKCPYDPKLDTASALINEELYAGVYIDFMGTDAAIFRTLGKQTAMRTDQYNSRWLNDPSFIHAELIPDSAERNDDKLYFFFRERSAEAPQNPAVYARIGRICLNDDGGHCCLVNKWSTFLKARLVCSVPGEDGIETHFDELQDVFVQQTQDVRNPVIYAVFTSSGSVFRGSAVCVYSMADIRMVFNGPFAHKEGPNYQWMPFSGKMPYPRPGTCPGGTFTPSMKSTKDYPDEVINFMRTHPLMYQAVYPLQRRPLVVRTGAPYRLTTVAVDQVDAADGRYEVLFLGTDRGTVQKVIVLPKDDQEVEELMLEEVEVFKEPAPVKTMTISSKRQQLYVASAVGVTHLSLHRCQAYGAACADCCLARDPYCAWDGQACSRYTASSKRRSRRQDVRHGNPIRQCRGFNSNANKNAVESVQYGVAGSAAFLECQPRSPQATVKWLFQRDPSDRRREIRAEDRFLRTEQGLLLRALQLGDRGLYSCTATENNFKHIVTRVQLHVLGRDAVHAALFPPLAVSVPPPPGTGPPTPPYQELAQLLAQPEVGLIHQYCQGYWRHVPPSPREAPGALRPPELQDQKKPRNRRHHPPDT
- the Sema3f gene encoding semaphorin-3F isoform X3, with translation MQVVRGRGSRATDGADRPTPTAPRQDYIFYLEPEKLESGKGKCPYDPKLDTASALINEELYAGVYIDFMGTDAAIFRTLGKQTAMRTDQYNSRWLNDPSFIHAELIPDSAERNDDKLYFFFRERSAEAPQNPAVYARIGRICLNDDGGHCCLVNKWSTFLKARLVCSVPGEDGIETHFDELQDVFVQQTQDVRNPVIYAVFTSSGSVFRGSAVCVYSMADIRMVFNGPFAHKEGPNYQWMPFSGKMPYPRPGTCPGGTFTPSMKSTKDYPDEVINFMRTHPLMYQAVYPLQRRPLVVRTGAPYRLTTVAVDQVDAADGRYEVLFLGTDRGTVQKVIVLPKDDQEVEELMLEEVEVFKEPAPVKTMTISSKRQQLYVASAVGVTHLSLHRCQAYGAACADCCLARDPYCAWDGQACSRYTASSKRRSRRQDVRHGNPIRQCRGFNSNANKNAVESVQYGVAGSAAFLECQPRSPQATVKWLFQRDPSDRRREIRAEDRFLRTEQGLLLRALQLGDRGLYSCTATENNFKHIVTRVQLHVLGRDAVHAALFPPLAVSVPPPPGTGPPTPPYQELAQLLAQPEVGLIHQYCQGYWRHVPPSPREAPGALRPPELQDQKKPRNRRHHPPDT